In a genomic window of Xylophilus rhododendri:
- the gpJ gene encoding TipJ family phage tail tip protein, producing the protein MDLSFKPISLAIAAHPMRRDLDVRPVAPGRSLAQTLAEEGITGDGWEVSIGGALVPVAMWPHVRVKAGQVVEAQSLMRRQVAQLAAIVALSYFTFGAGGLAAAGSTGGAGLFGVGGAIGGGFWAAAATYVAGTLLINTLLSPKSTSAASASAAGPASYAISGVQNSPRPFGRLCLMLGECRVVPDLQSRQYGEFRGEDQYLSAMFAGGINCGLVTDLRIAGTSIAAYEGVTVTTAGFPGMAEQAMPVFDVDTIAGGLLDAPSAVPGPTVLRTSSPDTVVLAVDIEAQLFATDPGSGNYTALDLDIVIQYAPAGSGAWQPFVGTNPAVRLRNGTSRPLRVTYVLNVPAGQYDVRMWKATVNTDSDGVSAGASNTVSWTSLKSYQVDTADYGGQPRLRVEIKASGQLSGSLDSLTWIGRSAPMPLWNGTGWVMVGEPGSAGVSNPGALALLLLRGIYRPSDGKRIAGMGFSDSRIDLESFQEFMVRCIAMDFRFDAVIQEDMAIGDLIDTILDAGWGRLSRGGNGRYRVTWLAEDQPIEGVLNMAAIKARSFSVDYNLAPGADELSYQVFDRDSDWTLQAVRVQAPNVVGTPQNTASLTVLGITRQEQAAMRARLTMAQNVYGRKVISFDIDLEHLDYRAGSVLAVSHDLTQWGFGGRLRAVTVAAGRFIVSVDEPVPATAAATRVLGLRVPGERQMRVYQVSAVSPDGRRITAAGDWPGTGLAGVEDVLWMFDFKATPGQRVRVASITPQGKMTGATVSFVPEDPGFWQYVLYGAWTPPPNNSQLQRAPQITRAYVTEQLKREGSGYATELTVSFEVTGRLARAEVWGATAGTSLKKLGETTSNSFTWGAALDNVWRIEVRPFNDIAGGKAFALSYAVLGLRAPPPDLASLSLNGQVLNWPNISRDLVPDLAGYRIRFNYGESDDWGVATPMHEGLITDSPYQLQVVPPGVITILGKAEDTSGNLSVHAAVLRANLGDAEIANVVLQQDYRALGWPGTYTGAHLAGGDLVADNTSPFYGPAASRFYNPNPNAPFYTANFAAMEWVSERWWAGADIAGSTLTLATDIDGANYSIEYRRPGNTPFYGDPTAPFYGAAADPFYPVDEAWQVWPGSLDVAPSFYQFRVRIGSGPVEGAIRAFVATIDVPDREVSQQQAIGPGPTRLAGLAGLFNVIKTVRGSLEGGTATGFSILDRDAVLGPLIQPYAGASAGGTANFNFDAKGY; encoded by the coding sequence ATGGATCTGAGCTTCAAGCCCATCAGCCTGGCCATCGCCGCGCACCCGATGCGGCGCGATTTGGACGTGCGCCCCGTCGCGCCAGGCCGATCCCTCGCGCAGACCCTGGCGGAAGAGGGCATCACCGGCGACGGCTGGGAGGTTTCCATAGGCGGTGCGCTGGTGCCCGTCGCTATGTGGCCGCACGTCCGCGTTAAGGCTGGCCAGGTCGTCGAGGCCCAGTCCCTGATGCGGCGTCAGGTCGCGCAGCTGGCGGCGATCGTTGCACTGTCCTACTTCACGTTCGGCGCCGGCGGCTTGGCGGCTGCCGGCTCTACAGGGGGGGCTGGGCTCTTCGGTGTCGGCGGCGCCATCGGGGGTGGCTTCTGGGCGGCTGCAGCCACCTACGTCGCAGGCACGCTGCTGATCAACACACTGCTGTCGCCGAAGTCCACCAGCGCGGCCAGCGCCTCGGCCGCGGGCCCCGCCAGCTACGCCATCTCCGGCGTGCAGAACTCGCCGCGCCCGTTCGGCCGCCTCTGTCTGATGCTGGGCGAATGCCGGGTCGTGCCCGACCTGCAGTCCCGCCAGTACGGCGAGTTCCGTGGCGAGGACCAATACCTCTCGGCGATGTTTGCCGGCGGCATCAACTGCGGCCTGGTCACGGATCTGCGAATCGCCGGGACCAGCATTGCGGCCTACGAGGGCGTCACCGTCACCACGGCGGGCTTTCCGGGCATGGCCGAGCAGGCGATGCCGGTCTTTGACGTGGACACCATCGCGGGTGGCCTGCTCGACGCGCCCTCAGCGGTGCCGGGCCCGACCGTGCTGCGCACCAGCAGCCCGGACACCGTGGTCCTGGCGGTGGACATCGAGGCCCAGCTCTTCGCCACCGACCCGGGCTCCGGCAACTACACCGCCCTGGACCTGGACATCGTCATCCAGTACGCGCCGGCCGGCTCCGGCGCCTGGCAGCCCTTCGTCGGCACCAACCCGGCGGTGCGTCTGCGCAATGGCACTTCGCGGCCCCTGCGCGTCACCTACGTGCTGAACGTGCCCGCAGGCCAGTACGACGTGCGCATGTGGAAGGCCACGGTCAACACCGATTCCGATGGCGTCAGCGCGGGCGCCAGCAACACTGTCAGCTGGACCTCGCTCAAGAGCTACCAGGTGGATACCGCCGACTACGGCGGCCAGCCGCGGCTGCGCGTGGAGATCAAGGCCAGCGGCCAACTCTCGGGCTCGCTCGACTCGCTCACCTGGATCGGCCGCAGCGCGCCCATGCCGCTGTGGAACGGCACGGGCTGGGTCATGGTCGGCGAGCCCGGATCGGCCGGCGTCAGCAACCCCGGCGCCCTGGCCCTGCTGCTGCTACGCGGCATCTACCGGCCCAGCGACGGCAAGCGCATCGCCGGCATGGGCTTCAGCGACAGCCGCATCGACCTGGAGTCTTTCCAGGAATTCATGGTCCGGTGCATCGCGATGGATTTCCGCTTCGACGCCGTGATCCAGGAGGACATGGCGATCGGCGACCTGATCGACACCATCCTCGATGCCGGCTGGGGCCGTCTGTCGCGCGGTGGCAATGGCCGCTACCGCGTGACCTGGCTGGCCGAGGACCAGCCAATCGAAGGCGTGCTCAACATGGCCGCCATCAAGGCGCGGTCCTTCTCGGTGGACTACAACCTCGCGCCCGGCGCCGACGAGCTGAGCTACCAGGTCTTCGACCGGGACAGCGACTGGACGCTGCAGGCCGTGCGGGTGCAGGCGCCCAACGTCGTGGGCACGCCGCAGAACACCGCCAGCCTCACGGTGCTGGGCATCACCCGGCAGGAGCAGGCCGCGATGCGTGCTCGCCTGACGATGGCGCAGAACGTCTACGGCCGCAAGGTCATCAGCTTCGACATCGATCTGGAGCACCTGGACTACCGGGCCGGCAGCGTGCTGGCCGTCAGCCACGACCTGACGCAGTGGGGCTTCGGCGGCCGGCTCCGCGCCGTGACCGTCGCCGCCGGCCGCTTCATCGTATCGGTCGATGAGCCCGTGCCGGCGACGGCGGCCGCCACCCGTGTGCTCGGCCTGCGCGTGCCCGGCGAGCGGCAGATGCGGGTCTACCAGGTCAGCGCCGTGAGCCCCGACGGCCGGCGCATCACCGCCGCGGGCGACTGGCCCGGCACTGGCCTGGCCGGCGTGGAAGACGTGCTGTGGATGTTCGACTTCAAGGCGACCCCGGGCCAGCGCGTGCGGGTGGCGTCCATCACCCCGCAGGGGAAGATGACCGGTGCAACTGTGTCTTTTGTGCCCGAAGACCCGGGGTTCTGGCAATACGTGCTCTACGGTGCCTGGACGCCTCCGCCCAACAACAGCCAGCTGCAGCGCGCGCCGCAGATCACCCGGGCCTACGTGACCGAGCAGCTCAAGCGCGAGGGCAGCGGCTACGCCACCGAACTGACCGTCAGCTTCGAGGTCACCGGCCGCCTGGCGCGCGCCGAGGTGTGGGGCGCCACGGCCGGCACATCGCTCAAGAAGCTCGGCGAGACCACATCGAACAGCTTCACCTGGGGCGCTGCGCTCGACAACGTCTGGCGCATCGAGGTCCGGCCCTTCAACGACATTGCCGGCGGCAAGGCCTTCGCGCTGAGCTATGCCGTGCTCGGCCTGCGCGCGCCGCCGCCGGATCTGGCCAGCCTGTCACTCAACGGCCAGGTCTTGAACTGGCCCAACATCTCGCGCGACCTGGTGCCCGATCTTGCCGGCTACCGGATCCGCTTCAACTACGGCGAGAGCGATGACTGGGGTGTCGCCACACCGATGCACGAGGGGCTGATCACGGACTCCCCCTATCAGCTGCAGGTGGTGCCGCCCGGCGTCATCACGATTCTGGGCAAGGCCGAGGACACCTCGGGCAACCTGTCGGTCCATGCGGCGGTGCTGCGCGCGAACCTGGGAGACGCCGAGATCGCCAACGTGGTGCTGCAGCAGGACTACCGCGCACTCGGCTGGCCTGGCACCTACACAGGGGCGCATCTGGCGGGCGGCGACCTGGTGGCGGACAACACGTCGCCCTTCTACGGCCCGGCCGCCTCGCGCTTCTACAACCCGAACCCGAACGCGCCTTTCTACACCGCCAACTTCGCGGCGATGGAATGGGTCAGCGAGCGCTGGTGGGCGGGCGCGGACATCGCCGGCAGCACCCTGACCCTGGCCACCGACATCGATGGCGCGAACTACTCCATCGAATACCGCCGGCCTGGCAACACGCCGTTCTATGGGGATCCGACCGCTCCGTTCTACGGTGCGGCGGCCGATCCCTTCTATCCGGTCGATGAGGCTTGGCAGGTGTGGCCCGGCAGCCTGGATGTGGCGCCGTCCTTCTATCAGTTCCGGGTGCGCATCGGGTCCGGCCCGGTCGAGGGTGCGATCCGCGCCTTCGTCGCCACGATCGATGTGCCAGACCGTGAGGTCA
- a CDS encoding DUF1833 family protein: MTLTPQMRAQLQRVNDRDGVLLFLAITHRAFAAPVRVVRDTRKCPRQELVDGVLQTVTYLPLPIEITLPQDVPREQARVQIQMDNVGRDVLSELEALPAGAALDVTVFITSRASPQTVDWDFTAAMTKATATYGSIAITIGDDSLFRAPAVALRYDAQTAPGLF; encoded by the coding sequence ATGACCCTCACGCCTCAGATGCGCGCGCAGCTGCAGCGCGTGAACGACCGCGACGGGGTGCTGCTGTTCCTGGCCATCACCCACCGCGCCTTCGCCGCGCCGGTGCGGGTGGTGCGCGACACCAGGAAGTGTCCCCGGCAGGAGCTGGTGGACGGCGTCCTGCAGACCGTCACCTACCTGCCGCTGCCCATCGAGATCACTCTGCCGCAGGACGTTCCTCGGGAGCAGGCGAGGGTGCAGATCCAGATGGACAACGTCGGCCGCGACGTGCTGAGCGAGCTGGAGGCATTGCCGGCCGGCGCGGCGCTCGATGTGACCGTCTTCATCACCAGCCGAGCCAGCCCGCAGACCGTGGATTGGGACTTCACCGCGGCCATGACCAAGGCGACCGCGACCTACGGCAGCATCGCCATCACCATCGGCGACGACTCGCTGTTCCGCGCGCCGGCCGTGGCCCTTCGATACGACGCGCAGACCGCGCCGGGGCTGTTCTGA
- a CDS encoding phage tail tape measure protein: MAAEEIGSAVIKASVDATGVQTGIGKAKEAFADLAQGAKTSSAGVSQAVREMGDEGEKTSGRVSQAARSFIASLERQALAAGKTRSEYLALRAAQLGVSEQASGYIAKMREAEQATGKTQMSAAALNAALRGVPAQFTDIVTQLAGGGSPLLVLTQQGGQLKDMFGGIGPAAKALGGYVMGLVTPFTVAAAAAALLTLALYQGRSETAEYVKATVLTGNYAGRTSGQLADMAREISASTGTTGKAADVLAQLAATGKIAGDAMAPIARAALAMSAATGAAIDKTVADFVRLADEPAKASEKLNEQYHYLTAAVWQQIHALEEEGRKDEASALAQKTYAAAMAERAAEVRENLGTLERGWNTVASAAARAWDAMKDVGRPITLSQIKDKIASVTEELNKLDAGTSGFGETGGGAATGAGRTSSAMQAKLRARLAELTAQAAPLEAQSATAAIQAEQARQQQARIEAQKRLDAQEKATRTAAQRRKEEIDQLKRDADTVGMAKDEYDRRVASINEKYKDPKTARPKAVTADAAERYLDQLSQENAAALTRSSLQEKASAAVEKQSKFEQLIADIQAKQADHGQKSLTADEKSLLAAQDTIREKLKQYVLNEKIADLQEKSLKAERDFANAAEAINRTMASARESRAEQYDRSLSVLGLGSQAQEQLNSTKAIYREYQTYQRQLAREAGEKGMLGSEKYAAERNQIKQQLQLALQDNEQYYASLRQKQGDWTLGAQQALNNYLDSSRNVFSQTASLVGNAFSSMEDALVTFTTTGKLNFKSLANSIIADLVRIQTRQSLSGVASTLLSSLSGVFGGSAWQSAGVQASGAVTSGVAGGNVVGTALAPLANAKGNVFQAPGLHAYANQVLEKATLFPFAKGAAIGVAGEAGPEAIMPLRRGADGRLGVSTASGGTGAVVVNNYAGVQVQAKRQQRDDGSAFTEILIREVASILGADVADGNGPIARGIEHRYNLK; the protein is encoded by the coding sequence ATGGCCGCAGAAGAAATCGGCAGTGCCGTCATCAAGGCCTCCGTCGACGCCACGGGCGTGCAGACCGGCATCGGCAAGGCGAAGGAGGCCTTCGCCGACCTGGCGCAGGGCGCAAAGACTTCTTCGGCCGGCGTCAGCCAAGCGGTGCGCGAGATGGGCGACGAGGGAGAAAAAACCTCCGGCCGCGTGAGCCAGGCAGCGCGCTCCTTCATCGCCTCGCTCGAACGCCAGGCCCTGGCCGCGGGCAAGACCCGTAGCGAATACCTTGCGCTGCGTGCCGCCCAGCTTGGTGTATCCGAGCAGGCCTCGGGCTACATCGCCAAGATGCGCGAGGCTGAGCAGGCCACCGGCAAGACGCAGATGTCGGCGGCCGCCCTGAACGCGGCGCTGCGCGGCGTGCCCGCGCAGTTCACCGACATCGTCACCCAGCTGGCCGGCGGCGGCAGTCCCCTGCTGGTGCTGACCCAGCAGGGCGGCCAGTTGAAGGACATGTTCGGCGGCATCGGGCCGGCCGCCAAGGCGCTCGGGGGCTACGTCATGGGGCTCGTGACCCCCTTCACCGTGGCAGCGGCGGCCGCGGCGCTTCTTACGCTCGCGCTGTACCAGGGCCGCTCGGAGACCGCCGAATACGTCAAGGCCACGGTCCTGACGGGCAACTATGCGGGCCGCACTTCCGGCCAACTCGCCGACATGGCGCGCGAGATAAGCGCGAGCACGGGCACCACCGGCAAGGCCGCCGACGTGCTGGCCCAGCTCGCGGCCACCGGCAAGATCGCCGGCGATGCCATGGCGCCGATCGCCCGCGCAGCCCTGGCGATGAGCGCGGCCACGGGCGCTGCCATCGACAAGACCGTCGCGGACTTCGTGCGGCTCGCCGATGAGCCTGCCAAGGCCTCGGAAAAGCTCAACGAGCAGTACCACTACCTCACTGCCGCGGTCTGGCAACAGATCCATGCCCTGGAGGAAGAGGGACGCAAGGACGAAGCCTCGGCGCTGGCGCAGAAGACCTATGCGGCGGCGATGGCAGAGCGGGCTGCCGAGGTGCGCGAGAACCTCGGAACCCTGGAGCGCGGCTGGAACACGGTCGCCAGCGCGGCTGCGCGTGCCTGGGACGCGATGAAGGATGTCGGCCGTCCGATCACCCTCTCGCAGATCAAGGACAAGATTGCGAGCGTCACCGAGGAGCTCAACAAGCTCGACGCCGGTACCTCTGGTTTCGGCGAGACGGGCGGCGGCGCGGCCACCGGCGCAGGGCGGACCAGCAGCGCGATGCAGGCCAAGCTGCGCGCCCGCCTGGCCGAGCTCACCGCGCAGGCCGCGCCGCTCGAAGCCCAGAGCGCCACCGCCGCCATCCAGGCCGAGCAGGCCCGGCAGCAGCAGGCCCGGATCGAGGCGCAGAAGCGCCTGGATGCGCAGGAGAAAGCGACCCGCACCGCCGCCCAGAGGCGCAAGGAAGAGATCGACCAGCTCAAACGCGATGCCGACACGGTCGGCATGGCGAAGGACGAATATGACCGGCGTGTCGCGTCGATCAACGAAAAATACAAGGATCCGAAGACCGCCAGGCCCAAGGCCGTCACCGCCGATGCGGCCGAACGCTACCTCGACCAGCTGAGTCAGGAAAACGCCGCGGCCCTCACGCGGTCCTCGCTGCAGGAAAAGGCCTCGGCCGCCGTCGAGAAGCAAAGCAAGTTCGAGCAGCTGATCGCCGACATCCAGGCCAAGCAGGCGGACCACGGCCAGAAGTCGCTCACCGCCGATGAAAAAAGCCTGCTCGCTGCGCAGGACACCATCCGCGAGAAGCTCAAGCAGTACGTCCTGAACGAGAAGATCGCCGACCTGCAGGAGAAGTCGCTCAAGGCAGAACGCGACTTCGCCAATGCGGCCGAAGCCATCAACCGCACGATGGCGAGCGCACGCGAGTCCCGCGCCGAGCAGTACGACCGATCGCTTTCGGTGCTGGGCCTCGGCAGCCAGGCGCAGGAGCAACTCAACTCCACTAAGGCCATTTATCGCGAGTACCAAACCTACCAGCGTCAACTTGCACGCGAGGCCGGCGAGAAGGGCATGCTGGGCTCAGAGAAGTACGCGGCCGAGCGCAACCAGATCAAGCAGCAGCTGCAGCTCGCCCTACAGGACAACGAGCAGTACTACGCCTCGCTGCGTCAGAAGCAGGGCGACTGGACGCTAGGCGCCCAGCAGGCGCTCAACAACTACCTGGACAGCTCGCGAAACGTTTTTAGCCAGACCGCTTCGCTGGTGGGCAATGCGTTTTCCTCCATGGAAGACGCGCTGGTGACCTTCACCACGACGGGCAAGCTCAACTTCAAGAGCTTGGCCAACAGCATCATCGCGGACCTGGTGCGTATCCAGACCCGCCAGTCGCTATCGGGGGTCGCCTCGACCCTGCTGAGCAGCCTCTCCGGTGTTTTCGGGGGGAGCGCCTGGCAGTCAGCCGGTGTACAGGCGTCGGGTGCCGTGACCTCCGGTGTGGCGGGTGGAAACGTGGTGGGCACCGCTCTGGCGCCGCTTGCCAATGCCAAGGGCAATGTGTTCCAGGCTCCCGGTCTCCATGCCTATGCCAACCAGGTGCTCGAAAAAGCCACGCTTTTCCCATTCGCGAAGGGGGCTGCGATCGGCGTCGCCGGCGAGGCTGGGCCCGAAGCCATCATGCCGCTACGCCGCGGCGCGGACGGCCGCCTAGGCGTGAGCACTGCGTCAGGCGGCACAGGCGCTGTGGTCGTCAACAACTACGCCGGCGTGCAGGTTCAAGCGAAGCGGCAACAACGCGACGACGGCTCCGCATTCACCGAAATCCTTATCCGCGAAGTCGCCTCCATTCTGGGTGCGGACGTTGCCGACGGCAACGGTCCGATTGCTCGCGGGATTGAGCATCGCTACAACCTCAAATAG